The following are encoded in a window of Gasterosteus aculeatus chromosome 5, fGasAcu3.hap1.1, whole genome shotgun sequence genomic DNA:
- the LOC120818964 gene encoding kelch repeat and BTB domain-containing protein 13 has translation MEAPEGPGPKRDGDRLDYSPLSPEDGGRRAAGWLRVRVEESWFTVRRASLARCSNYFRALFRSGMAESHRDELYLKGGVRARGFLIALAVCRGEPPAVCGPDELVEAVECAAFLQVACLVRHLCDIVDSDNCLLLYHAASIYGVRALFHSAALFLRDALDDLKDAAESAIPQELLRYARSLPPATYVAIGTHSPSMELLQDSFRVVCYLDEKEGDWKHLTNLPTLCSTSMAGVAVLDNRLYIVGGVYGYGKDAVDRSFCYNPDSGVWRVLPGPQQPRYDFTLLGHEGRLYAIGGEFQKKTMATAESYDVDTGEWAFIRRAPRPVASAACAVARRRIFVCFWKPPDTTDIYEYTPAEDEWKLATTMIRPQSYGHCMVAHRDNLYVMRNGPSDDFLRCRMDCYSITTGQWTAMPGTYINSKGALFSAAVKGDSAFTVKHMLTLEYAITGEGWKPRRQMKGFPKSGSLWTCLLRLPTTGPVTPQLDAEGGEEERPLPDKSGGFVEALPRM, from the coding sequence ATGGAAGCGCCCGAGGGCCCGGGACCCAAGCGGGACGGTGACAGGCTTGActactcccccctctctccggAGGACGGAGGTCGGCGGGCGGCGGGCTGGCtgagggtgagggtggaggagagctgGTTCACCGTGCGCCGGGCTTCGCTGGCGAGGTGCAGCAACTACTTCCGCGCCCTCTTCCGCTCCGGGATGGCGGAAAGTCACCGAGATGAGCTCTACCTGAAGGGAGGGGTGCGAGCCAGGGGTttcctcatcgccctcgccgtCTGCAGGGGGGAGCCCCCCGCAGTCTGCGGCCCGGACGAGCTCGTAGAAGCCGTGGAGTGTGCCGCGTTCTTGCAGGTCGCGTGCCTGGTGCGGCATCTTTGCGACATCGTCGACTCGGACAACTGCCTGTTGCTGTACCACGCGGCGTCCATCTACGGGGTGCGCGCGCTCTTTCACAGCGCGGCTCTCTTCCTCCGGGACGCTCTCGACGACTTGAAGGACGCGGCCGAGAGCGCGATTCCCCAAGAGCTTCTTCGATACGCCCGATCGTTGCCTCCCGCTACGTACGTTGCTATAGGCACACACTCTCCATcgatggagctgctgcaggactccTTCAGGGTCGTTTGCTACCTCGACGAAAAAGAAGGAGACTGGAAGCATCTGACCAATCTCCCAACCCTCTGTAGCACCTCCATGGCGGGGGTGGCGGTGCTTGACAATCGATTGTACATTGTGGGCGGAGTGTACGGTTACGGGAAGGACGCAGTGGACCGCAGCTTTTGCTACAACCCTGACTCGGGAGTTTGGCGTGTTCTCCCAGGGCCTCAGCAGCCGAGATACGACTTCACCCTGCTGGGCCACGAGGGCCGACTCTACGCCATCGGCGGCGAGTTCCAAAAAAAGACCATGGCCACGGCGGAGAGTTACGACGTGGATACGGGGGAGTGGGCATTCATTCGACGCGCGCCGAGGCCTGTGGCGTCTGCGGCGTGCGCCGTGGCGAGGCGGCGGATCTTCGTTTGCTTCTGGAAACCGCCAGACACCACCGACATCTACGAATACACGCCAGCGGAGGACGAGTGGAAACTCGCGACCACCATGATCAGGCCTCAGAGCTACGGCCACTGCATGGTGGCTCACAGGGACAATTTGTACGTGATGCGCAACGGGCCCAGTGACGACTTCCTGCGCTGTCGGATGGACTGCTACAGCATCACCACAGGCCAGTGGACAGCGATGCCCGGGACATACATCAACAGCAAGGGGGCGCTGTTCTCCGCCGCGGTAAAGGGCGACTCGGCCTTCACGGTGAAGCACATGCTGACTCTGGAGTACGCCATCACTGGGGAGGGATGGAAGCCCCGCCGGCAGATGAAGGGGTTTCCAAAAAGTGGTTCGCTGTGGACGTGTTTGCTCAGGCTTCCCACGACGGGGCCGGTTACGCCGCAGTTGGACGCCGAAGGTGGGGAAGAAGAAAGGCCTCTGCCGGACAAATCCGGGGGATTCGTGGAAGCTCTTCCTCGAATGTGA